One segment of Pseudofrancisella aestuarii DNA contains the following:
- the lpxB gene encoding lipid-A-disaccharide synthase: MRIGIVAGELSGDQLGASLVKELRKTYPDAIIEGIGGPKMVANGFNTLYPMEALSVIGFFEVLSKGIQILNIRKKVINHFKENKPDIFIGIDAPDFNLTVEKKLRQAGIKTVHYVSPKIWAWREYRIKKIKKATDTILAILPFEEEYYKTRHNFKAVFVGHPLAKAIPLEVDKEKYRKELGLSLEDTILAVLPGSRKSEVTKLLPVFLDALDKLKKDGYAYKAVIPIAKPSLRSIFEEYKEKINALPIIIYEGHSHEILKASDFCLLSSGTATLETMLYKLPMVVGYKLSKISAFLARLLVKGKHSYFAFPNILSGKEIISELIQEDFTVENVLFQLKRLFDDDARNKRIISEFNEIHKNMIVDTDIKIVEEIQKLLSSTC, translated from the coding sequence GTGAGAATAGGAATAGTTGCTGGCGAGCTATCTGGAGATCAGCTTGGAGCAAGTCTAGTAAAAGAGCTTAGGAAAACTTATCCTGATGCTATCATAGAAGGAATAGGTGGTCCAAAAATGGTAGCAAATGGTTTTAATACTTTATATCCAATGGAAGCTCTTTCAGTTATAGGTTTTTTTGAAGTTTTGTCTAAAGGTATTCAAATATTAAATATTAGGAAAAAAGTGATTAATCACTTTAAAGAAAATAAGCCTGATATTTTTATAGGGATAGATGCACCTGATTTTAATTTGACTGTTGAGAAAAAACTACGACAAGCTGGAATAAAAACTGTACATTATGTAAGTCCTAAGATTTGGGCTTGGAGAGAGTATAGAATAAAAAAGATAAAAAAAGCGACAGATACTATATTGGCTATACTACCTTTTGAAGAAGAGTATTATAAAACAAGACATAATTTTAAAGCTGTTTTTGTGGGTCATCCTTTAGCAAAGGCGATACCTTTAGAGGTAGATAAAGAGAAGTATAGAAAAGAGCTTGGTTTAAGTTTAGAAGATACTATATTGGCAGTACTTCCAGGAAGTAGAAAAAGTGAAGTAACAAAGCTTTTACCTGTATTTTTAGATGCATTAGATAAGCTGAAGAAAGATGGATATGCTTATAAAGCAGTTATTCCTATAGCTAAGCCATCATTAAGATCAATATTTGAAGAATATAAAGAAAAAATAAATGCTTTACCGATAATTATATATGAAGGGCATTCTCATGAAATATTAAAAGCATCTGATTTTTGCTTATTATCTTCAGGTACAGCGACTCTAGAGACTATGCTTTATAAATTGCCTATGGTTGTTGGATATAAGCTTTCAAAAATTTCAGCTTTTCTAGCAAGGCTTCTTGTAAAAGGTAAGCATAGTTATTTTGCTTTTCCAAATATTTTATCAGGTAAAGAGATTATTTCAGAGCTAATACAAGAAGATTTCACTGTCGAAAATGTTTTATTTCAATTGAAGAGATTGTTTGATGATGATGCTAGAAATAAGAGAATAATATCAGAGTTTAATGAGATACATAAAAATATGATAGTAGATACGGATATTAAAATAGTAGAAGAGATTCAAAAACTTTTATCATCTACTTGTTAA
- a CDS encoding LysR family transcriptional regulator, whose amino-acid sequence MDKLTCMRTFAAVFKTGSFTKAAEYQDISIGLVSKRINYLESTLNIELFNRTTRSIVPTADGEEYFKHCCNVLNEIDIFEHELDVKNDSVKGVVTISAPLALGLVYLQNFVPCFHNKYPNINLQINLNDSLEDFSKNPSDIILRICKDLPDTGLLAKQILEIKRVAVASPEFCKKNRIKKPEDLASTNCLLYRNNKTYDYWDFFKDGQKNSVLVRGNLISNNGQLLKSSAINGLGVMLGPKFVVQDALDSKLITEVLPEYQLESKFLYALYSVRLRKSNNIKIFIDELKDFLIAKD is encoded by the coding sequence GTGGATAAGCTAACGTGCATGAGAACGTTTGCTGCAGTTTTCAAAACAGGAAGTTTTACGAAAGCTGCAGAATATCAAGATATATCAATTGGACTGGTAAGTAAGAGGATTAACTATCTCGAAAGTACTTTAAATATTGAATTATTTAATAGAACTACAAGAAGCATTGTTCCAACAGCGGATGGTGAAGAGTATTTTAAACATTGTTGTAATGTATTGAATGAAATTGATATCTTTGAGCATGAGCTTGACGTTAAAAATGATTCGGTCAAAGGGGTTGTTACTATAAGTGCGCCTTTGGCTTTAGGTCTTGTCTATTTGCAAAATTTTGTGCCTTGTTTTCATAATAAGTATCCTAATATAAATCTTCAAATTAACTTAAACGATAGTCTTGAAGACTTCTCAAAAAATCCAAGTGATATAATATTGAGAATATGTAAAGATCTGCCAGATACAGGGCTTCTAGCTAAGCAAATATTAGAGATTAAGAGAGTTGCGGTAGCAAGTCCAGAATTTTGTAAAAAAAATAGAATAAAGAAGCCAGAAGATTTAGCAAGCACGAATTGTTTATTATATAGAAATAATAAAACTTATGATTATTGGGATTTTTTTAAGGATGGTCAAAAAAACAGTGTTTTAGTTAGGGGAAATTTAATTAGTAATAATGGCCAGCTTCTTAAAAGTTCAGCCATTAATGGTTTGGGGGTTATGTTGGGACCAAAATTTGTTGTTCAAGATGCTCTTGACAGTAAGCTTATAACAGAAGTATTACCTGAGTACCAGTTAGAAAGTAAGTTTCTGTATGCTTTGTATTCAGTAAGGTTGAGAAAATCTAATAATATAAAGATTTTTATTGATGAGCTAAAAGATTTTCTAATAGCTAAAGACTAA
- a CDS encoding NADPH-dependent FMN reductase translates to MKSLLSFGASNSKQSINKEFAKYVSDLIPNTKNTFLDLNDFEMPIYSIDKEIKDGIPSLAYQFKELIKNTDALVISLAEHNGSYSAAFKNIFDWISRIKDGSLWHDKPILLLSTSPGLRGGKTVITTAETTFRIMSKGQVTSFSLPEFYKNFDVNKGVTDPLLKKELYKCIEDFTKILKNNKDIE, encoded by the coding sequence ATGAAATCGCTTTTATCATTCGGAGCTAGTAATAGCAAACAATCTATAAATAAAGAATTTGCCAAATATGTATCAGATTTAATACCTAATACAAAAAATACTTTTCTAGACCTCAATGATTTTGAAATGCCAATTTATAGTATAGACAAAGAAATTAAAGATGGGATACCCTCCTTAGCTTACCAGTTTAAAGAGCTAATTAAAAATACTGACGCTTTAGTTATATCATTAGCAGAACATAATGGTTCTTATTCAGCTGCTTTTAAAAATATTTTTGATTGGATATCTCGCATAAAGGATGGGAGCTTATGGCATGACAAACCTATCTTACTTTTGTCTACATCTCCAGGATTAAGAGGAGGAAAAACTGTTATAACCACAGCAGAAACTACTTTTAGAATAATGTCTAAAGGTCAAGTTACTTCTTTTTCTTTACCTGAGTTTTATAAAAATTTTGATGTAAACAAAGGAGTTACTGATCCTTTGCTAAAAAAGGAGCTCTATAAATGTATAGAAGATTTTACCAAGATTTTAAAAAACAATAAGGACATAGAATAA
- the waaA gene encoding lipid IV(A) 3-deoxy-D-manno-octulosonic acid transferase: MSKLSKIFYNIFIYIYSGIFTAYIPIIYIKKLKRSLKNKLYRKRWSERFGNTKLRLKNSIWIHSVSVGESLSAEPLVKKLLEKNPNRNFIITTTTPTGSDIVKELYKDYKNVYHTYIPYDTKSFVSQFMARVNPKVFIIIETEIWPSILNKCFKEEIPVIIANARLSYRSFRRYIKIPFASDNLFNRISHISAQTHKDAKRFATLGVDKSNITVTGNLKYSLKVPNNLENESKEIRESIKNRPIWIAASTHRGEEEIILKAHENILNIIPNCLLILVPRHKERFNEVSGIINNYSLTQQRRTKSKSYISNETQVYLGDTMGELLNLYFLSDVAFVGGSLVNNGGHNFLEPAALSKAIITGPSLFNFRAIAESFKKFNALNIINTDQELFKIITSLLNDKGLLEKNSTAAYKAFKQNNNVVDKQFKEIQKFL; encoded by the coding sequence TTGAGTAAACTTTCAAAGATATTTTACAACATATTTATTTATATATACTCTGGAATATTTACTGCTTATATTCCTATAATTTATATAAAAAAACTAAAAAGAAGTTTAAAAAATAAACTTTATCGAAAGCGATGGTCAGAAAGATTTGGTAACACAAAACTAAGATTAAAAAATTCAATCTGGATCCACTCAGTATCGGTTGGTGAATCGCTATCTGCTGAACCGCTAGTAAAAAAACTTTTAGAAAAAAATCCTAATAGAAATTTCATTATCACAACAACTACGCCTACTGGCAGCGATATAGTAAAAGAACTATATAAAGACTATAAAAATGTTTATCACACTTATATACCTTATGACACTAAAAGTTTTGTGTCTCAATTTATGGCTAGAGTAAATCCTAAAGTATTTATAATTATAGAAACAGAAATCTGGCCGAGTATACTAAACAAGTGTTTTAAAGAAGAAATACCTGTAATCATTGCTAATGCACGATTATCTTATAGGTCTTTCAGAAGATATATAAAAATTCCCTTTGCTAGTGACAATTTATTTAATAGGATATCTCACATTAGCGCTCAAACCCACAAAGATGCAAAAAGATTTGCAACACTTGGAGTTGACAAAAGTAACATAACTGTAACAGGAAACTTGAAATACAGCTTGAAAGTGCCGAACAACTTAGAAAATGAATCAAAAGAAATAAGAGAAAGTATTAAGAACAGGCCTATTTGGATAGCTGCCAGCACTCATAGAGGCGAAGAAGAAATAATCCTAAAGGCTCATGAAAATATCTTAAACATCATTCCAAATTGCTTATTGATATTAGTTCCTCGACATAAAGAAAGATTCAATGAGGTTTCCGGAATCATAAACAATTACAGCTTAACCCAACAAAGAAGAACCAAGTCAAAATCATACATATCAAATGAAACACAGGTTTATCTTGGTGATACAATGGGAGAACTTTTAAATTTATACTTTCTTTCAGATGTAGCTTTTGTAGGAGGAAGCCTAGTCAACAATGGTGGACACAACTTTTTAGAGCCTGCAGCTTTATCTAAAGCAATAATAACTGGACCAAGCCTTTTTAATTTTCGCGCTATTGCTGAATCTTTTAAAAAATTTAATGCTCTAAATATTATAAATACAGATCAAGAACTCTTTAAAATAATCACCAGCCTATTAAACGATAAAGGCCTACTAGAAAAGAACTCAACTGCTGCTTACAAAGCATTTAAGCAAAATAACAATGTGGTAGACAAACAATTTAAAGAAATACAAAAGTTTTTATAA
- a CDS encoding polyprenyl synthetase family protein, producing the protein MNNFSQTSIIKDFEQFSDSYLNSIHSPSSKLVEAIKYSLLNGGKRIRAQFVYTIGDMFKVNYSECHKLALAIESIHAYSLIHDDLPAMDNDSLRRGKPTSHIKFGEATAILAGDALQTLAFEVLQNLETSDIKNFKKINKYLANCSGIQGMVSGQQLDIEGENKLLALNELNIIHTNKTAKMFCASFILPFLLSSKKNEANIEKILNSLAISIGLCFQIKDDILDVTQSSETLGKTANKDASSQKSTYVSILGINGAKEELMKELENINKYTSMLKELGFNCFNLEKLIKIVINRNY; encoded by the coding sequence ATGAACAATTTTTCTCAAACATCAATAATAAAAGACTTTGAACAATTCTCAGATTCATACCTAAATAGCATACATTCCCCCTCTAGTAAATTAGTTGAAGCAATAAAATATTCCTTATTAAATGGTGGTAAAAGAATTAGAGCTCAATTTGTATATACAATAGGAGATATGTTTAAGGTTAATTATTCTGAATGTCATAAGCTTGCACTTGCTATAGAGTCTATACATGCTTACTCTCTAATACATGATGATCTACCAGCTATGGATAATGATTCTTTACGGAGAGGTAAACCAACTTCACATATTAAATTTGGAGAAGCTACAGCCATATTAGCAGGCGATGCTTTACAAACACTAGCCTTTGAAGTTCTACAGAATTTAGAAACAAGCGACATCAAAAATTTTAAAAAAATAAATAAATATTTAGCTAATTGCTCTGGAATTCAAGGGATGGTATCTGGCCAACAGCTAGATATAGAAGGAGAAAATAAACTACTTGCTCTAAATGAGCTAAATATCATACACACCAATAAAACAGCAAAAATGTTTTGTGCAAGTTTCATATTACCATTTTTATTAAGCTCAAAAAAGAATGAGGCAAATATTGAAAAAATTCTTAATTCATTAGCTATCTCTATAGGGTTATGTTTTCAAATAAAAGACGATATTCTTGATGTAACTCAAAGCTCTGAAACATTAGGAAAAACAGCAAATAAAGATGCCTCATCCCAAAAATCAACCTATGTTTCAATACTTGGAATCAATGGCGCAAAAGAAGAACTAATGAAAGAATTAGAAAATATAAATAAATATACATCCATGCTAAAAGAATTAGGCTTTAATTGTTTCAATTTAGAAAAATTAATAAAAATAGTCATTAATAGAAACTATTGA
- a CDS encoding cytochrome b — protein MKYDLFSRILHWTTVFLILTMLTLGCIWYLGKYNNPIDEYYYNIMWYHKSFGITLLIVMLIRVTWFFTGMKKPPYIFKIPSHEKLLANIVHFLLYASIFTMILSGWLLSSFLHKSVPFWGIDVALPLPLIKNIGPVFDNIHIFTAWILIISIGLHIAGVIKHIAQKEPVLERML, from the coding sequence ATGAAATATGATCTATTTTCGAGAATACTACATTGGACTACTGTATTTCTAATTCTTACAATGTTGACGCTAGGTTGTATATGGTATTTAGGCAAATACAATAATCCTATAGATGAATATTATTACAATATTATGTGGTACCATAAATCTTTTGGCATAACACTACTGATAGTTATGCTTATTCGCGTAACTTGGTTTTTTACGGGAATGAAAAAACCACCATATATTTTTAAAATTCCATCCCATGAAAAGCTATTGGCTAATATAGTACACTTCTTACTATACGCTAGCATCTTTACTATGATATTATCAGGCTGGCTTTTAAGCTCATTCTTACACAAATCAGTGCCCTTCTGGGGAATAGATGTTGCTCTGCCCTTACCTTTAATAAAAAATATTGGTCCAGTATTTGATAATATTCATATTTTTACAGCATGGATATTAATCATCAGTATTGGCTTACATATAGCTGGTGTAATAAAACATATAGCTCAGAAAGAGCCAGTCTTAGAAAGGATGCTATAG
- the fabZ gene encoding 3-hydroxyacyl-ACP dehydratase FabZ, protein MSQFNENSKQIDIMGIKKILPHRYPFALLDKILDWDIEERSIIAQKNVTVNEEFFNGHFPEFPVMPGVLIVEAMAQATAILGELMAEKLFAEVVARAGGGRRTFMLAGIDKVRVKRPVMPGDVLIIESRMVKQKNIICTAQSVAKVNDQIVCSAELMAAYKDY, encoded by the coding sequence ATGAGTCAGTTTAATGAAAATAGTAAACAGATAGATATTATGGGTATAAAGAAAATTTTACCACATAGATATCCTTTTGCACTTTTAGACAAAATTCTTGACTGGGATATTGAAGAAAGGTCAATTATTGCTCAAAAAAATGTGACAGTTAATGAAGAATTTTTTAATGGACATTTTCCTGAATTTCCAGTTATGCCGGGCGTTCTTATCGTTGAGGCAATGGCTCAGGCTACAGCAATTCTAGGAGAATTAATGGCTGAGAAGCTATTTGCTGAAGTAGTTGCAAGAGCTGGTGGTGGAAGAAGAACTTTTATGTTAGCTGGGATAGATAAAGTCCGTGTTAAAAGACCTGTTATGCCAGGTGATGTTTTAATTATTGAATCTAGAATGGTAAAACAAAAGAATATTATTTGCACAGCTCAATCAGTAGCAAAAGTAAATGATCAAATCGTTTGTTCAGCAGAGTTAATGGCGGCTTATAAGGATTATTAA
- the rdgB gene encoding RdgB/HAM1 family non-canonical purine NTP pyrophosphatase — MKEIVLASSNKGKIREFSEIFNRINISIVPQTKFNVPDVDETGLSFIENAIIKARHCSKYTNLPAIADDSGLCVEALNGNPGIYSARYSGTHGDDKANNQKLLSELAQESNRKAEFICAIAYVKNESDPTPLISTGKLGGIITLDEKGKKGFGYDPIFQIPEENKTLAQISQELKNKISHRAKALEKIIKQL, encoded by the coding sequence ATGAAAGAAATAGTTTTAGCCTCAAGCAATAAAGGGAAAATTAGAGAATTTTCAGAAATTTTTAATAGAATCAATATTTCGATAGTCCCTCAGACCAAATTCAATGTACCTGATGTAGATGAAACTGGTCTTAGTTTTATTGAAAATGCAATAATAAAAGCTAGACACTGTTCAAAATATACTAATCTACCTGCTATAGCAGACGATTCTGGACTATGCGTAGAAGCTCTAAATGGAAACCCTGGAATTTATTCTGCTAGATACTCTGGCACACATGGAGATGATAAAGCAAACAACCAAAAACTTCTTTCTGAACTAGCGCAAGAAAGTAATAGAAAAGCCGAGTTCATATGCGCTATAGCATATGTAAAAAATGAATCCGATCCCACACCTTTAATATCGACTGGAAAATTAGGTGGTATAATTACTCTCGATGAAAAAGGAAAAAAAGGATTTGGATATGACCCCATTTTTCAAATCCCTGAAGAAAATAAAACCTTAGCTCAAATATCTCAAGAACTCAAAAACAAAATAAGTCATAGAGCTAAAGCTTTAGAAAAAATCATTAAACAACTATAA
- the ppk2 gene encoding polyphosphate kinase 2, with translation MEILNSQERQKLFVENIYPYKHKIPRKIYDKQKYHLQIELLKLQKWIKENNRRLLIIFEGRDAAGKGGTIKRMMEHLNPRGAHVVALEKPTEIERSQWYFQRYIEHLPSGGEIILFDRSWYNRAGVERVMGFCTEKEYFSFLEQVPLLEKMLYDSGTIIIKFWFSVSKEEQKRRFFARENDPLKQWKLSPIDKASLNKWDEYTEAKERMFIYTDKPYSPWVIIKSDDKKRARLNAIRYILNKLPYDNKCPDTAIEPDPLIVGSSSKIYK, from the coding sequence ATGGAAATTCTAAACAGTCAAGAAAGACAAAAGCTTTTTGTTGAAAATATCTATCCCTATAAGCATAAAATTCCTAGAAAAATATATGATAAGCAAAAATATCATCTACAAATTGAATTACTAAAGCTACAAAAATGGATAAAGGAAAACAATAGAAGATTACTAATAATCTTTGAAGGACGCGATGCAGCAGGGAAAGGTGGAACCATAAAAAGAATGATGGAACATCTCAATCCAAGAGGTGCTCATGTCGTTGCATTAGAAAAACCTACCGAGATAGAAAGAAGCCAGTGGTACTTTCAAAGATATATAGAACATTTACCTTCTGGTGGAGAAATTATTTTATTTGACCGCTCTTGGTACAATAGAGCTGGGGTTGAAAGAGTAATGGGTTTTTGTACCGAAAAAGAATATTTCTCTTTCCTAGAGCAAGTACCTTTACTAGAAAAGATGCTATATGATAGTGGAACAATAATTATAAAATTCTGGTTTTCAGTTAGTAAAGAGGAACAGAAAAGAAGATTCTTTGCAAGAGAAAATGATCCACTTAAACAATGGAAACTAAGCCCTATAGATAAAGCCTCCTTAAATAAATGGGATGAATATACTGAAGCAAAAGAAAGAATGTTTATTTACACAGATAAACCATATTCTCCTTGGGTCATAATAAAGTCTGATGATAAAAAAAGGGCTAGATTAAATGCAATAAGATACATCCTTAACAAACTTCCTTATGATAATAAATGTCCAGATACTGCAATAGAGCCTGATCCATTAATTGTAGGATCCTCGTCAAAAATATATAAATAA
- the proC gene encoding pyrroline-5-carboxylate reductase — protein sequence MDFKVCFVGGGNMAGSMISGLVEDGFYPSNITVFDRNLDKLKKLAEVYGVSFSQNLEEMVSNNHVVVLAVKPQQMEGIVLQIKEVIKENNNFIITVAAGISSSVYKSLFGFDVSLARVMPNTPASIRCGASGIFLNLNVSDREKEIVEYMMRTMGVIVIVDEEYKIDVVTACAGSAPAYFLLFMECVIDEARRMGLSSVQAKLLVTQTALGAAKMAMRSDDDIEVLRSKITSKGGTTAESLRVFEDKGIKNIVAKAMQANIRRSKELTEIFSSKLSN from the coding sequence ATGGATTTTAAAGTTTGTTTTGTAGGTGGCGGAAATATGGCTGGAAGTATGATTTCTGGGCTTGTTGAAGATGGGTTTTATCCTAGTAATATAACTGTTTTTGATAGAAATCTCGATAAACTTAAAAAGCTTGCGGAAGTATATGGCGTAAGTTTTAGTCAGAACTTAGAAGAAATGGTAAGTAATAATCATGTAGTTGTTTTAGCAGTTAAGCCGCAACAAATGGAAGGTATTGTTTTACAAATTAAAGAAGTTATTAAAGAAAATAATAATTTTATTATTACTGTAGCAGCAGGTATTAGTTCATCAGTTTATAAATCTCTGTTTGGTTTTGATGTATCTCTCGCTAGGGTTATGCCAAATACTCCAGCTAGTATTAGGTGTGGAGCTAGTGGAATATTTTTAAATCTAAATGTTTCTGATAGAGAGAAAGAGATAGTTGAGTATATGATGAGAACTATGGGTGTGATCGTTATTGTCGATGAAGAGTATAAAATAGATGTGGTTACTGCATGCGCAGGATCAGCACCTGCTTATTTTTTATTATTTATGGAGTGTGTCATTGATGAAGCTAGAAGGATGGGGCTCTCATCTGTACAGGCAAAACTTTTGGTAACACAAACAGCTTTAGGAGCTGCTAAAATGGCTATGCGAAGTGATGATGATATAGAAGTTTTGAGAAGTAAAATTACTTCAAAGGGTGGTACAACAGCTGAATCTTTAAGAGTTTTTGAAGATAAGGGTATTAAAAATATAGTAGCAAAGGCAATGCAGGCAAATATTAGAAGATCCAAAGAATTAACGGAAATATTTTCTTCTAAATTGAGTAATTAA
- the lpxA gene encoding acyl-ACP--UDP-N-acetylglucosamine O-acyltransferase, whose product MIHSSAVVHESAKIAESAKIGPFCVVGENAVIGEGTELLSHVTIGSDAILGKNNKIFQFASIGYDPIDYTYKGEFSQVIIGDNNIIRECATIHGGTSKEEQITRIGNNNLIMCYVHIGHDCKIGNYVSLVNNVGLAGHVRVDDFVIISANVGVHQFCRIGAHSFIAHAALIGKDVPPYIMVTGRGAHASPCGINSEGLKRRGFDTDQMRKIKEVYRLLYRQGLTLKEAYPLIKDMAEEHAYIKPFVDVIESTDRGILK is encoded by the coding sequence GTGATACATAGTTCAGCAGTAGTTCATGAAAGTGCTAAAATAGCTGAGAGTGCTAAAATAGGTCCTTTCTGTGTGGTAGGTGAGAATGCAGTTATTGGGGAAGGTACAGAACTACTAAGCCATGTAACTATTGGAAGTGATGCGATTCTTGGTAAGAATAATAAAATATTCCAATTTGCTTCAATAGGGTATGATCCTATTGATTACACCTATAAAGGTGAGTTTTCTCAGGTTATTATAGGTGATAATAATATTATAAGAGAGTGTGCTACTATTCATGGAGGTACTTCTAAAGAAGAACAGATTACTAGAATAGGAAATAATAATCTTATAATGTGTTATGTTCATATAGGACATGATTGTAAAATAGGAAATTATGTATCTTTAGTTAATAACGTTGGCCTAGCTGGGCATGTGAGAGTAGATGATTTTGTAATAATAAGCGCTAATGTAGGAGTACATCAGTTTTGTAGAATTGGAGCTCATTCATTTATTGCTCATGCAGCTTTAATAGGTAAAGATGTTCCCCCTTATATTATGGTTACTGGTAGGGGTGCTCATGCAAGTCCTTGTGGAATAAACTCTGAAGGGCTTAAAAGAAGAGGTTTTGATACAGACCAAATGCGTAAAATAAAAGAAGTTTATCGTTTGTTGTACAGACAAGGATTAACTCTCAAAGAAGCATATCCTTTAATAAAAGATATGGCTGAAGAGCATGCTTATATTAAACCATTTGTGGATGTTATAGAATCAACAGATAGAGGAATACTCAAGTAG
- a CDS encoding CDP-alcohol phosphatidyltransferase family protein, producing MILKKVYAWSIHLFTALGAVLGVLAIIYSIQAAQAATLSDFTSYYYYLKLSLYCVIIAIIIDAVDGTLARTVDIKKLAPFDGALLDNIIDFTTYSIVPCIWIYVSGVVSESWLIPSIVLITISSSYQFCQPNAKTNDNFFVGFPSYWNIIVMLMLCFQTNQTANQTIILVLSIFSFIPIKYIYLSRLDNISKSKIVKFITLSYSIIASSITVVAIYLFPQKAPDEFLVIIITFIIFYIIFSFKLNIKPIK from the coding sequence ATGATATTAAAAAAAGTATATGCATGGTCAATACACCTATTCACAGCGCTAGGTGCTGTTCTAGGGGTATTAGCAATTATTTATTCTATTCAAGCGGCACAAGCTGCGACTCTAAGTGATTTTACTAGCTATTACTACTATCTAAAACTATCACTTTATTGTGTTATAATAGCTATAATTATAGATGCTGTAGATGGGACCCTAGCTAGAACTGTAGATATAAAAAAGCTAGCTCCTTTTGATGGCGCCTTATTAGATAACATAATAGATTTTACAACATACTCTATCGTTCCTTGTATATGGATTTATGTGTCAGGGGTTGTTTCAGAAAGTTGGTTAATACCAAGCATAGTTTTAATAACAATTTCATCATCGTACCAATTTTGCCAACCAAATGCCAAAACCAATGATAATTTTTTTGTTGGCTTTCCTAGCTACTGGAATATAATAGTTATGTTGATGTTATGTTTTCAAACAAATCAAACAGCAAATCAAACAATAATCTTAGTACTATCTATTTTTTCGTTTATCCCTATAAAATATATATATCTATCAAGATTAGATAATATTAGTAAAAGTAAAATTGTTAAATTCATAACTTTAAGCTACTCTATTATTGCTAGCTCAATAACTGTAGTTGCTATTTATCTTTTTCCGCAAAAGGCTCCTGATGAGTTCCTTGTTATAATAATTACTTTTATTATTTTCTATATTATATTCAGTTTCAAACTTAATATAAAACCAATAAAATAA